A single genomic interval of Helianthus annuus cultivar XRQ/B chromosome 6, HanXRQr2.0-SUNRISE, whole genome shotgun sequence harbors:
- the LOC110944673 gene encoding calphotin-like: protein MASSSDTGVSDTLDPMVIVSDDEIPSEGEVYTSDTMSTDDDDFQPFALPDFGDEVQPADGILAGDLPLAEIPAPVPLAAFPIEDLPLDVVSDDDIDLFVEGPPEDDHEGGAPIADDVIIPIAEAPVEEAPSGSAGPNSFESVASASLHDRGVQHYSPGTDPDIAMSAAPGSPHEFEFDHEFEDEFDPVFPPDFDPDHEIEFIPVDQPLEAPVAPIDQFLDIPIDFNMDFVDPEPVVAPEPVIAPDPVPVHDPVLVDAPALVPPIVDIPIVAPPVADVPIADAPTLAPPVVDHAPFATHVDPRYADTHNGWIDDDDYPPFVLPVTPPVAPISAPIDVPFFHPHISDVHRTDLPITFL from the coding sequence atgGCTTCTTCTTCCGATACTGGAGTATCAGATACATTGGACCCCATGGTGATTGTATCAGATGATGAGATACCATCCGAGGGAGAAGTTTACACGTCGGATACCATGAGCacggatgatgatgattttcagcCTTTCGCTCTGCCCGACTTCGGGGATGAGGTTCAGCCTGCTGATGGCATTCTAGCTGGGGATCTACCTCTTGCTGAGATCCCTGCTCCTGTTCCGCTTGCCGCATTTCCCATAGAGGATTTGCCACTCGATGTTGTGTCTGATGACGACATCGATCTTTTCGTTGAGGGTCCCCCGGAAGACGACCATGAGGGTGGGGCCCCGATTGCTGATGATGTCATCATTCCTATTGCTGAGGCTCCTGTGGAGGAGGCTCCTTCTGGTTCAGCTGGTCCAAACTcgtttgagtctgtggcatccgcttCCTTACACGACCGGGGCGTGCAACACTACTCTCCTGGCACTGACCCCGACATAGCGATGTCAGCTGCACCTGGTTCACCCCACGAGTTTGAGTTTGATCATGAGTTCGAGGACGAGTTTGATCCAGTTTTTCCTCCTGATTTTGATCCCGATCATGAGATCGAGTTTATTCCTGTTGACCAGCCCTTGGAGGCACCAGTAGCTCCTATTGATCAGTTTCTTGATATACCTATCGACTTTAATATGGACTTTGTCGACCCTGAGCCTGTCGTGGCACCAGAGCCTGTTATTGCTCCTGATCCTGTACCGGTGCACGACCCTGTTCTTGTGGATGCACCAGCCCTTGTACCACCTATTGTTGATATTCCCATTGTTGCGCCACCAGTGGCGGATGTTCCTATTGCTGATGCACCCACTCTTGCACCACCTGTTGTCGACCATGCGCCATTTGCCACGCATGTCGACCCACGATACGCCGACACCCACAACGGGTGGATTGACGATGATGATTATCCCCCGTTCGTGCTACCAGTCACTCCTCCTGTAGCACCTATTTCCGCACCTATCGATGTTCCATTCTTCCACCCACACATCTCTGATGTCCATCGCACCGACCTTCCCATCACATTCCTCTAG